One Bacteroidota bacterium DNA window includes the following coding sequences:
- a CDS encoding NADH:ubiquinone reductase (Na(+)-transporting) subunit D, producing the protein MSEEKEALFSKKNRQLLTNPLDDDNPITVQVLGICSALAITVKLEPAIVMSLSVLFVLGAGNVIISLMRNMIPARIRIIVQLVVVASLVILVDQVLKAYVFDVSKQLSVFVGLIITNCIVMGRFEAFALGNTPWKSFLDGVGNSAGYGLILVIVAFFRELFGSGELFGQKIIPDAVYNAGYMNNGMMLLPPMALIVVGVIIWVQRARNTKLVEAN; encoded by the coding sequence ATGAGCGAAGAAAAAGAAGCATTGTTTTCTAAGAAGAACAGACAACTGCTAACTAATCCGCTAGACGACGATAACCCGATCACGGTACAGGTATTGGGTATTTGTTCTGCTTTAGCGATTACGGTAAAACTTGAGCCTGCTATTGTAATGTCATTGTCAGTACTATTTGTATTAGGTGCGGGTAACGTAATTATCTCTTTGATGAGAAATATGATTCCAGCGCGTATTAGAATAATTGTGCAATTGGTAGTAGTAGCCTCTTTGGTGATCTTGGTTGACCAGGTATTGAAAGCATACGTTTTTGATGTATCAAAACAACTTTCGGTATTCGTAGGTTTAATTATAACAAACTGTATTGTGATGGGGCGTTTTGAGGCCTTTGCATTGGGTAACACTCCCTGGAAATCATTCCTCGATGGTGTTGGTAACTCTGCAGGATATGGTTTGATACTTGTTATAGTAGCTTTCTTTAGAGAGTTATTTGGTTCGGGAGAGTTATTTGGACAAAAGATTATTCCTGATGCGGTTTATAACGCGGGATATATGAACAACGGTATGATGTTGTTGCCTCCTATGGCACTTATCGTAGTTGGTGTTATTATTTGGGTTCAAAGAGCACGTAATACTAAACTTGTAGAAGCTAATTAA